In the Clostridium sp. 'White wine YQ' genome, CTTCCTTAGTGTTTCTATTATAGTTATCAAGATCCATTCTTGTTGCAAACCCAAAGAATTTAAATGCCTCTTCATGTTTTTGAAGTTCAGATGCTAATATCGAGTGAATGGATGGAGAAAGTGAAGACTCATGTATTGTTCTAGGTTCATAATATTCGTAATTAGCTTTTTTACTTTCTAAACTAAAATCTTGATTATATAAGAATAAGAACATTAACACATCAGCTTGCTTTATCATATCGCTGCGATATATTCTATCGTAAGACCAATTATTATAAAGTGGGAATTCCTCAACTGGTATAGAATTTACATCAATATGAGGTAATTCAAAATATCCTTCATGCTGCTCAAATATCTTAGTCTCTTCATCATAAAGTATATTCATATTATCTGAGCAGTTCTTTATATCCATAAGCTCCTCTTCAGTGAAGCCTATTTTCTTTTGAAGATTCTCATACAAATCTAAACTCTTTTCTTTCATTTCCTTTAATACATCTAAGGTATAATCAAAGGTCTTCTTAGCCATATAATTTGTATAACTATTATTATTAACCATCATATGAAACTCATCTGGCCCCATAACTGCATATATTCCAAATTTATTATTTAATCCTCCCCAGGCTCCCCTAGACTTTAAGAATCTGCTTATTTCAACTAGCATTTCTGCCCCGTGATTAAATAAAAATTCCCTATCACCACTTAAATGTACATAGTGCCAAATTGCATATGCAACTCCTGTACTAGGTTGAAACTGCAAACTTGCATGCTGCCATAAATCACAAGCTTCTTCTCCATTTAAGGTCGCTATTGGATAACACGCACCTGAGCAATCTAACATCTTTGCGCGTTTCTTTGCCTCTCCTAGTTTAGAGTATCTAAATTCTAATAAGTTTTTAGCTGCCTTTAAATTATTAAATAGATAAAAAGGAAAACAACAAGTTTCTGTATCCCAAAAAGCATGCCCATTATATGCTTCACCAGTTAGTCCTTTAGCCCCTATATTATTCGTAGGATTTTGGCCGCTATAGGTTTGAGTCATTTGGAAAATACAAAAACGTATACCTTGCTGATTCTTCTCATCCCCTTCTATTTGAATATCAAATCTATTCCATATGTTATTCCAATAAGCTTTACTTTCTTCAAGTGCATATTCTACATTTTTACTTTCTTGCTCCTTAACTGAATTAATTCCGGTATCCCAAAGCTCGTCATTATCCATTGATGAATCTTTAAGCACAATATTAGATACTAACTTATCTACCTTGCTTATTTCTCCTTGCTTTAGACTAATATTAAGCTTATATCCAATAGTCTTTTCATCCTCGTAAACACTTTTACTTACTAAATTGTCTCCCTTAAAGGTAAAACCTGAAAATACCTTTTGATTTGAAGTAAGAGTTTCCCCAATAATTGCTGCCCTTTTATCTGAAGCTTCTTTTTTAACTACATTCCAGAAACACTTACCCTTACTTTCATGGATAATGCTGAAATCTAGTGCCATTATTACTTCTATATTTCCTGAGAAATTAATTGGCTCAAAAGCAATCCTTTGAAAGCCTTCGTTTGATTTATTCATATTTAAGAATCTTAAAAACGTAACCTTAATTCTTTTACCACTTTTAGTATTCCATATAAATTCTCTGCTTAATGTACCAGCTTTAAGATCTAATGTCCTTAAGAAATTTTCATAATTTGAGGTTTTTAAGTCTAATTGTTCTCCATCTATTAATATCCTAGTATAAAGCCAATCTACTGAGTTCACCATAAAATGTGTATGATCAATAATTCCCTTATATCCTGACCTATTTACATCTGTAGAATACTCATATACTCCATTAAAATAACTGCCGAGAAGTTTTTCGCAGTTAGAGCCTTCTTCAAAATATCCTCTAACTCCCATGTATTCATTTCCTAGAGAAAATATTGATTCAGATACCATGTTTCGTTCTTCGTCAAAGCCTTCCTCAATAATCTTCCAAGGATCAATTTTATAATATATATCTGCAAATTTAGCCATAGCTACATACCCCCACTTAATTTGAAAATTTTTTATAGGTTTTCTATAAAAAACCTATATCCTACCCCTTTGTTCCAGAAAAATTGCTTGCTTCTATAATCCGTTTTTGGAAAATAGTAAACAATATAACTGGAGGAATTATTGCGAACACAATGGCTCTAAGAACATCAACTTGTGATCCTGTGGCATCTTTAAATTGGAATAACCTAACCATAACAGTTTCAAGTCCAGTATTATTTAGTAGAAGACTAGGTAATAAAAAGTCTGACCAAGCAGCATTAAGTGCATACATAGCTATTACTGTTGTAATTGGCTTACTTAATGGCATTATTATCCTAAAGAAAATACCTAAGTCACTGCAGCCATCTATCCTTGCAGCTTCAATAACCGATTTAGGAAGTGCATCAAAAAATTCCTTAAATAAAACCACATAAAAGGCACTTGCTCCAGCTGAAAGCCATAGTGGAATGAAAGATCCATTAAGATGTATTTTTGTAATATTTACAAATAGAGGAACTATACTTGTAGTAGCTGGAATCATCAAACTTGAGACTACAAGTGTATAAATGATCTTGCTTCCTTTAGGTTTAAGAATTGAAATTGCATATGCCAAAAGTCCATTGAATACTATTGCGCATATGATAGAACCTCCGATTGAAATAAAAGAATTAATATAATACTTATAAAACTTAAGCTCTTTCCACGTCTGTGTAAACTTGCTAAAATCAAAGGATTTAGGCAATACAGATGTGGTTAAGGTAAATTCCTGTATATCTTTAAAACTTTGAAGGAATAGCCAAATTGGAGGAGCTGCAGATAATATAACGATAATTAAGCAAATAATAAACATTATAAAATAAAGAACTTTTACTTTTGGCCTTTTTAAATCTGATTTAGTAATAATGCCATTTTCTTTAAGTGATATTTTAGACATAATAGCTCTCTCCTTTCTACATATCCTCTGCTTTAACAAATTTATTATAAATTACAGTTACTGTTATCAAGAATATACTCATCATTACACTAATAGCTGCTGCCTTTGGAAAGTCAAATTTACCAAATGCTAAGTTATAAACTAATTCCATAATTGATATAGATGCATTATTAGGGCCACCATTTTTCATTACCATTGGTTCGTAGAGAACTTGGAAAACTGATACAACCTGAAGTATTAAAAGTGTACGTCCTAAATTTTTCATGTTTGGAATAGTTACGTGTACAATTCTATTCCATATGCTTGCACCATCAATTATTGCAGCCTCATATAATTCATGATTAATACCTTGAAGACATGCTAAGTATATTAAGGCTGTGGCTCCTGCACTCCTCCAAGTCATAGTTATTACTATAAGTGGAATTGTGAGCTTGGGGTCATTTAACCAAACTTGAGGATCCACACCAAACTGATGCAAAATTATATTTAGAATTCCAGTTTCACCAGGTCTAAATATAAAGCCCCACATCATAACTGTAGCAAGGCCAGGAACTACATTTGGGAAATAAGTTCCTATTCTAAAGAGTCCCTTAGCATAAACCATCTCATTTATTAAAATAGCCATAACGATTGGTACTAAAAATCCTAATATTAAAGACCAAATGGTATAGGCCATTGTGTTTTTTATAGCAGGAATAAATGCTGGATCTTTAAATACATCCCTATAATTTTGCAAACCAACAAAATCTACAGTATTAATACCTCTAGCACTATAGAACGAAAGTCTTATGTTCTCTATTAAAGGCTCCCACACAAAGAATATAAATAAAATAATTGCAGGAATCATTATTAGCCATCCAGATATATTCTTTTTTATAAAAATA is a window encoding:
- a CDS encoding carbohydrate ABC transporter permease, which encodes MLQVKGKPKVNKPNKTNIFIKKNISGWLIMIPAIILFIFFVWEPLIENIRLSFYSARGINTVDFVGLQNYRDVFKDPAFIPAIKNTMAYTIWSLILGFLVPIVMAILINEMVYAKGLFRIGTYFPNVVPGLATVMMWGFIFRPGETGILNIILHQFGVDPQVWLNDPKLTIPLIVITMTWRSAGATALIYLACLQGINHELYEAAIIDGASIWNRIVHVTIPNMKNLGRTLLILQVVSVFQVLYEPMVMKNGGPNNASISIMELVYNLAFGKFDFPKAAAISVMMSIFLITVTVIYNKFVKAEDM
- a CDS encoding carbohydrate ABC transporter permease, with product MSKISLKENGIITKSDLKRPKVKVLYFIMFIICLIIVILSAAPPIWLFLQSFKDIQEFTLTTSVLPKSFDFSKFTQTWKELKFYKYYINSFISIGGSIICAIVFNGLLAYAISILKPKGSKIIYTLVVSSLMIPATTSIVPLFVNITKIHLNGSFIPLWLSAGASAFYVVLFKEFFDALPKSVIEAARIDGCSDLGIFFRIIMPLSKPITTVIAMYALNAAWSDFLLPSLLLNNTGLETVMVRLFQFKDATGSQVDVLRAIVFAIIPPVILFTIFQKRIIEASNFSGTKG
- a CDS encoding glycoside hydrolase family 65 protein, with translation MAKFADIYYKIDPWKIIEEGFDEERNMVSESIFSLGNEYMGVRGYFEEGSNCEKLLGSYFNGVYEYSTDVNRSGYKGIIDHTHFMVNSVDWLYTRILIDGEQLDLKTSNYENFLRTLDLKAGTLSREFIWNTKSGKRIKVTFLRFLNMNKSNEGFQRIAFEPINFSGNIEVIMALDFSIIHESKGKCFWNVVKKEASDKRAAIIGETLTSNQKVFSGFTFKGDNLVSKSVYEDEKTIGYKLNISLKQGEISKVDKLVSNIVLKDSSMDNDELWDTGINSVKEQESKNVEYALEESKAYWNNIWNRFDIQIEGDEKNQQGIRFCIFQMTQTYSGQNPTNNIGAKGLTGEAYNGHAFWDTETCCFPFYLFNNLKAAKNLLEFRYSKLGEAKKRAKMLDCSGACYPIATLNGEEACDLWQHASLQFQPSTGVAYAIWHYVHLSGDREFLFNHGAEMLVEISRFLKSRGAWGGLNNKFGIYAVMGPDEFHMMVNNNSYTNYMAKKTFDYTLDVLKEMKEKSLDLYENLQKKIGFTEEELMDIKNCSDNMNILYDEETKIFEQHEGYFELPHIDVNSIPVEEFPLYNNWSYDRIYRSDMIKQADVLMFLFLYNQDFSLESKKANYEYYEPRTIHESSLSPSIHSILASELQKHEEAFKFFGFATRMDLDNYNRNTKEGIHTTSLAGAWLNIVYGFGGMRSDGKVLKFNPSIPKAWNSYTFRVVYKSAVLSVKASKEELTIKVINDKSVEIEVYDKKYSIDSEGITLRIPECWRE